Proteins co-encoded in one Sulfurospirillum arsenophilum NBRC 109478 genomic window:
- a CDS encoding phenylacetate--CoA ligase family protein produces the protein MIWSKEETLPRHKLTELQSQRLQDTVARVYAHVPFYQKKFAELGITPSDITAIDDIAKLPFTKKQDLRDNYPFGLFAVKKDAVVRIHSSSGTTGKPTVVGYTKADLDTWNEVMARVFTMAGVTSEDTSHNAYGYGLFTGGLGLHYGAETVGATVVPSSGGFTSRQLMLMKDFEATVLTSTPSFALHMAEAALAEGYDIQKDFKLKCGIFGAEPTSLGLKEEVARVWGIHYCEIYGLSEIIGPGVSSNCFESKDLHVFEDHFYPEIIDPKTLEVLPYGEKGELVITSLTKQAFPIIRYRTGDITSLDQTPCKCGRTHVRMKSVMGRVDDMLIVNGVNVFPSQVEHVLSNIEGITLNYQIIADKKGYLDKLEIMVEVTEDMPLDSIGQLEALKKKIQHELLNNLYINAEIKLVEPRTIERSVGKAVRVIDKRSL, from the coding sequence ATGATCTGGTCGAAAGAAGAGACGCTTCCACGCCATAAACTCACTGAACTTCAAAGCCAAAGGCTTCAAGACACTGTAGCACGCGTCTATGCGCATGTGCCTTTTTACCAAAAAAAGTTTGCAGAACTTGGCATTACGCCTTCGGATATTACCGCTATTGACGACATCGCAAAACTTCCCTTTACCAAAAAACAAGATTTGCGCGACAACTACCCTTTCGGGCTTTTCGCAGTTAAAAAAGATGCCGTGGTGCGTATTCATAGCTCTAGTGGCACAACAGGAAAACCAACGGTTGTTGGCTACACCAAAGCCGATCTTGACACATGGAACGAAGTGATGGCTCGTGTCTTTACAATGGCAGGAGTCACAAGCGAAGATACATCGCATAATGCTTATGGATATGGGCTTTTCACGGGTGGCTTAGGGCTTCATTATGGCGCTGAAACCGTGGGAGCTACGGTTGTTCCAAGCAGTGGTGGTTTTACGTCACGTCAGCTGATGCTTATGAAAGACTTTGAAGCAACCGTTTTGACTTCTACGCCCTCTTTTGCGCTCCACATGGCAGAAGCGGCGCTTGCTGAAGGTTATGACATCCAAAAAGATTTCAAACTCAAATGCGGCATCTTTGGAGCAGAACCCACAAGTCTTGGACTCAAAGAAGAAGTAGCCCGTGTATGGGGCATTCACTACTGCGAGATTTACGGTCTTTCTGAGATCATCGGACCGGGCGTTTCTTCTAACTGTTTTGAGAGCAAAGACCTGCACGTTTTTGAAGATCATTTCTACCCTGAGATCATCGACCCTAAAACGCTTGAAGTGTTGCCGTATGGCGAAAAAGGTGAGTTGGTCATCACCAGTCTTACCAAGCAAGCGTTTCCGATCATTCGCTACCGAACAGGTGACATCACCTCGCTTGACCAAACTCCGTGCAAGTGTGGCAGAACGCATGTACGCATGAAAAGCGTTATGGGGCGTGTCGATGACATGCTCATCGTCAATGGTGTCAATGTCTTCCCTTCACAAGTAGAACATGTGCTCTCCAACATCGAAGGCATTACACTGAACTACCAAATCATCGCTGATAAAAAAGGCTACCTCGATAAGCTTGAAATTATGGTGGAAGTCACTGAAGATATGCCTCTTGATAGCATCGGACAACTCGAAGCCTTGAAAAAGAAAATCCAACATGAACTGCTCAACAACCTCTACATTAACGCAGAGATCAAACTTGTTGAGCCACGAACCATAGAGCGCAGTGTCGGCAAAGCCGTCCGCGTCATCGATAAAAGGAGTCTATAA
- a CDS encoding 2-oxoacid:acceptor oxidoreductase family protein, translating into MKYQIVIAGIGGQGAVFLVKVLSIASALAHQKCLGTENHGMSQRGGSVSCYVKIGDFYAPAIDEGQADLLIALEGNEALRNIQYLNKDKGVIVMNAPKNFPKVSFETHSVDAFKKAKANEFPIDALNVYMLGVTLALDPHFPFSCKEIEEAITQMNAKVAEKNIVVLHQGINDAKDKK; encoded by the coding sequence ATGAAGTATCAAATTGTTATCGCAGGCATCGGCGGACAAGGTGCTGTCTTTTTGGTCAAAGTTCTGAGTATCGCCTCTGCACTTGCGCATCAAAAATGTTTAGGAACGGAAAATCACGGTATGAGCCAACGCGGAGGTTCTGTTTCGTGCTACGTTAAAATCGGTGACTTTTACGCCCCAGCTATTGATGAAGGACAAGCCGATCTTCTCATCGCACTTGAGGGCAATGAAGCACTTCGCAACATCCAATATTTGAACAAAGACAAAGGTGTCATTGTGATGAATGCGCCTAAAAACTTCCCAAAAGTCAGCTTTGAAACCCATAGCGTTGATGCGTTTAAAAAAGCAAAAGCCAATGAGTTTCCAATAGACGCTTTAAATGTTTATATGTTAGGTGTAACACTTGCACTCGATCCTCATTTTCCATTTTCTTGTAAAGAGATCGAAGAAGCCATTACGCAAATGAACGCGAAAGTAGCGGAGAAAAATATCGTAGTACTTCATCAAGGCATTAACGATGCAAAGGATAAGAAATGA
- a CDS encoding thiamine pyrophosphate-dependent enzyme, which produces MKQILMGNDAIALGLIHAGVDMVSGYPGTPSSEILGNFQKFRDKFKLEAYAQWATNEKVGFEVAYAGAISGKRTCATMKQVGLNVASDPLMSASYIGLKGAMLLISCDDPGFYSSQTEQDSRSFAKFARIPVLDPSTPQEAYDMVKLGVELSHQFESIVMLRPVMRVSHAREICEVDDSLHVKANQGNFERNIPRWGAVPPAGRFRQGLEQIDRLEAIKAWNWDHLIKPKTHALKGENVLCLTSGTGDGYVREAISELDIHADVLKLDMPYPLPKEKLEELFVHYNKVIVFEESFPCIEEQLSSPKLYGKLTKHVHVIDEFSKDKVLSAFANAGVIAPSHAYKSEKYTEELPKRPPNMCPGCPHRDVHYAITKVFKKKKSIYTSDIGCYTLGLNQAAIDTILCMGASISMASGFSISDPDKTVIATIGDSTFMHSGVAPLINAVYQNHKFILVILDNSTTAMTGRQTTPERTNPHQIDIKRIVEGCGVSCHEYVYVQDINKTVDFMKSLHEMYKTATAPVVAVVREFCVLDRENAMGRLGNVTVEVDEDKCVACDSCITNYKCPPMHYNDAGKMEIDPFLCAGCGSCLDVICPTDAFVKKEEK; this is translated from the coding sequence ATGAAACAGATTTTGATGGGAAATGACGCCATCGCCCTTGGTTTGATTCACGCAGGGGTTGATATGGTTTCAGGTTACCCAGGAACGCCTTCAAGTGAAATTTTGGGAAATTTTCAAAAATTTAGAGATAAATTTAAACTAGAAGCATACGCACAGTGGGCGACCAATGAAAAAGTAGGTTTTGAAGTAGCTTATGCGGGAGCCATCTCTGGTAAACGCACCTGTGCAACCATGAAGCAAGTCGGACTCAACGTGGCGAGTGACCCTTTAATGAGTGCTTCTTACATCGGACTTAAGGGTGCCATGCTACTCATCTCGTGCGATGATCCTGGTTTTTACTCCTCTCAAACCGAGCAAGATAGCCGAAGTTTTGCCAAATTTGCGCGCATTCCTGTGCTTGACCCTTCCACGCCACAAGAAGCCTATGACATGGTTAAACTTGGAGTTGAACTTTCCCATCAATTTGAATCGATTGTCATGCTTCGCCCTGTCATGCGTGTCAGCCATGCCAGAGAGATTTGTGAAGTCGATGATAGTTTACATGTAAAGGCAAATCAAGGCAATTTTGAGCGTAACATTCCACGTTGGGGCGCTGTACCACCTGCTGGAAGATTTAGACAAGGTTTGGAACAGATCGATCGTTTGGAAGCCATCAAAGCATGGAACTGGGATCATCTCATTAAGCCTAAAACCCATGCACTTAAAGGTGAAAATGTTCTCTGCCTTACCAGTGGAACGGGTGATGGTTATGTCCGTGAAGCCATTAGTGAACTTGACATTCATGCCGATGTGCTCAAACTCGATATGCCCTACCCGCTTCCCAAAGAAAAGCTCGAAGAACTCTTTGTCCATTACAACAAAGTCATTGTTTTTGAAGAGAGCTTTCCCTGTATTGAAGAGCAGTTAAGCTCGCCAAAACTGTATGGAAAACTGACCAAGCATGTTCATGTTATTGATGAATTTTCCAAAGACAAAGTACTTTCCGCTTTTGCAAATGCGGGTGTTATAGCGCCAAGTCATGCGTATAAAAGTGAAAAATACACCGAAGAACTTCCCAAACGCCCACCCAATATGTGCCCAGGCTGTCCTCACCGTGATGTTCACTATGCCATTACCAAAGTCTTTAAAAAGAAAAAGTCTATCTACACATCCGACATTGGTTGCTACACACTAGGACTCAATCAAGCGGCGATCGATACGATTTTGTGTATGGGGGCGAGCATTTCCATGGCGAGTGGTTTTAGCATCTCTGATCCTGATAAAACTGTTATTGCAACCATTGGAGATAGTACGTTTATGCACTCGGGTGTTGCGCCACTCATTAATGCTGTGTATCAAAACCATAAATTTATTCTTGTCATCTTAGACAACTCCACGACTGCCATGACGGGTCGTCAAACGACACCTGAACGCACTAATCCACATCAAATTGACATCAAACGCATTGTTGAGGGATGTGGCGTGAGTTGCCACGAGTATGTGTATGTACAAGATATTAACAAAACTGTTGACTTTATGAAATCACTTCACGAGATGTATAAGACGGCAACCGCTCCTGTTGTAGCGGTAGTACGTGAATTTTGTGTTCTGGATAGAGAAAATGCTATGGGTCGTCTTGGAAATGTGACTGTAGAAGTTGATGAGGATAAATGTGTCGCGTGTGATTCGTGCATCACTAACTACAAATGCCCTCCAATGCACTACAACGATGCTGGTAAAATGGAAATTGACCCATTCTTGTGTGCGGGTTGTGGTTCATGCCTTGATGTGATCTGCCCCACCGATGCGTTTGTCAAAAAAGAGGAGAAGTAA
- a CDS encoding symporter small accessory protein, translated as MGTFDLGVGSAFWLMNASALLCVIYGVINWNKDKEEKVLNTKSWDKDEARINEDL; from the coding sequence ATGGGAACATTTGATTTGGGCGTTGGATCGGCATTTTGGTTAATGAATGCAAGTGCTCTTTTGTGCGTTATTTACGGTGTAATAAACTGGAATAAGGACAAAGAGGAGAAGGTGCTAAACACGAAATCTTGGGATAAAGATGAAGCTCGAATCAATGAGGATCTATGA
- a CDS encoding sodium:solute symporter family protein — MSILENIIIIIYLAVLGYLGFVGYKQTKSSADYLIAGGDTHPFVMALSYGATFISTAAIVGFGGVAAWLGNSLLWLTFCNIFIGVFIAFVFLGNPTRKMGIRLNAHTFPELLGRRFNSKFIQMFGGVLITIFMPLYTSAVLIGGTEFLVAYFKVDYHLALLVMSVIVTGYVLAGGLKGVMLTDALQGVIMFVAMLMLLFMVFDAVGGIDIGFTKLETVWNETVASLGSVNIKDLNAGSPDFMMKLSMNWGFQGWNKMPVFLSEGWLFVITTITMGVGVGVLAQPQLVVRFMTVKSKNELNRAVLIGGVFIIAMTGIIFIVGALTNVWYYEFNEGKNALQSAGGIGKVIPHFINAAMPKWFAFIFLFALISAAMSTLSSQFHAMGTAIGRDVYEQIAGKHNPNSLLITRVGIVVMIVISVTLAYIFDDQPAIIARSTAIFFALCASIFLPTYFGGLFWKRMTKKGAIASMIVGTIVTTFWLLFVHFQEAKELGLCKMLFGVNTLLMGKITFVDAMIVALPLSALTAVVVSLMTKPESSSLIKKCFED, encoded by the coding sequence ATGAGTATACTTGAAAATATCATCATCATTATTTACCTAGCCGTATTGGGTTATCTTGGCTTTGTGGGCTATAAACAGACAAAAAGTTCAGCAGATTACCTCATAGCAGGTGGCGATACGCATCCATTTGTTATGGCATTAAGCTATGGTGCTACTTTTATCTCCACAGCAGCGATCGTAGGTTTTGGTGGTGTGGCTGCATGGCTAGGAAATTCGCTTCTTTGGCTTACCTTTTGTAACATCTTCATTGGTGTCTTTATTGCATTTGTCTTCTTGGGCAATCCTACCCGTAAAATGGGCATTCGCCTTAATGCACACACCTTTCCTGAATTACTAGGACGACGTTTTAACTCTAAGTTTATTCAGATGTTTGGTGGTGTTTTGATTACAATTTTTATGCCTTTGTACACTTCGGCTGTTCTAATTGGTGGAACAGAGTTCTTGGTGGCTTACTTTAAAGTAGATTATCATCTAGCCCTTTTAGTCATGTCCGTTATCGTGACAGGTTATGTTTTAGCGGGTGGCCTTAAAGGGGTAATGCTCACCGATGCCTTGCAAGGTGTCATCATGTTTGTAGCAATGCTTATGCTTTTGTTTATGGTTTTTGATGCTGTAGGTGGTATTGATATAGGTTTTACTAAACTTGAAACCGTCTGGAATGAAACGGTAGCATCGCTTGGTAGTGTCAACATCAAAGATCTTAACGCAGGTAGCCCTGATTTTATGATGAAACTCTCTATGAATTGGGGTTTTCAAGGATGGAATAAGATGCCTGTTTTCCTCTCTGAAGGATGGCTTTTTGTTATTACGACGATTACTATGGGCGTAGGTGTCGGCGTTTTAGCACAACCTCAGTTGGTTGTTCGTTTTATGACCGTTAAAAGTAAAAATGAACTCAATCGTGCGGTTTTAATTGGGGGTGTTTTTATCATTGCGATGACGGGCATCATCTTTATTGTAGGGGCACTTACCAACGTTTGGTACTATGAGTTTAATGAAGGTAAAAATGCACTTCAAAGTGCTGGTGGCATTGGTAAAGTCATTCCTCATTTCATTAATGCAGCGATGCCAAAATGGTTTGCATTTATCTTTTTATTTGCGCTTATTTCTGCGGCTATGAGTACACTCTCAAGCCAATTTCATGCGATGGGAACAGCCATAGGTCGTGATGTTTATGAGCAGATTGCAGGAAAACATAACCCTAATTCACTGCTTATTACACGTGTGGGTATTGTGGTGATGATCGTTATTTCTGTAACCTTAGCCTATATTTTTGATGATCAACCAGCGATTATTGCACGAAGCACTGCTATCTTTTTTGCTCTGTGTGCGAGCATCTTTTTGCCGACCTATTTTGGTGGACTTTTTTGGAAACGTATGACTAAAAAAGGAGCTATTGCCTCAATGATTGTGGGTACAATTGTTACCACTTTTTGGCTTTTGTTTGTTCACTTTCAAGAGGCAAAAGAGTTGGGTCTTTGTAAAATGCTTTTTGGCGTCAATACGCTTTTAATGGGGAAAATAACTTTTGTAGACGCCATGATTGTTGCTTTACCACTCTCTGCACTAACAGCAGTTGTTGTTTCGTTAATGACAAAGCCAGAGAGTTCTTCGTTAATTAAAAAGTGTTTTGAAGATTAA
- the fliS gene encoding flagellar export chaperone FliS, whose product MYTNLAYSTYSQNNASIESSEKLIRMLYEGVLRFASQAKKAIEDGNIEKRTYWINRTSAIYTELINSLNYDGGQIAHYLSGLYIHQVKLLAEANMYNDTTKLDEVINVARELLQAWKEETEYVVD is encoded by the coding sequence ATGTATACCAATTTAGCATACTCAACTTACTCACAAAACAACGCCTCTATTGAATCTTCTGAAAAGTTGATTAGAATGCTATACGAAGGTGTCTTACGCTTTGCATCACAAGCAAAAAAAGCCATTGAAGATGGAAATATTGAGAAACGAACGTATTGGATCAATCGTACATCAGCTATCTACACAGAGCTTATTAACTCACTCAATTACGATGGGGGTCAAATAGCGCATTATCTTAGTGGTCTTTACATTCACCAAGTGAAACTTCTTGCAGAAGCCAATATGTACAATGATACAACCAAACTGGATGAAGTCATTAATGTTGCTAGAGAATTATTACAAGCTTGGAAAGAAGAGACTGAGTATGTCGTGGATTAA
- the fliD gene encoding flagellar filament capping protein FliD, with the protein MATSSLSSLGLGSDGALSYDTIDKLRAVDEKAILNPIDAKITTNTTKTTDLATLTSLANTLKSSTSALSTENNYLQRTTTVSNDAVSVTTKAGTTVDNFTLHVDKLAQQDIYQSTSFASKTSTFTSASDTLTLAIGTNTYAINVTSATTLTELQSMINEKAGGKVTASILNVGGTNPYKLVIKSNSTGADNAITLSATGTALTDLGLDQSANHLKTARDASLIYNGVTVSRSSNTIDDLVVGTSIVLNKEQTDASTNTTVSITQDWSNISTNLKSLVTSYNDLMTKLKTATAFDTTAKTAGTFQGITQINTLSADIRKQVLGVDSEGRGLSDYGVSMNTEGKLEFNATTFNAKVAADPADVKDYFLGSTTYSTTSYKGASVAAGGLSIGASAFSINGKAITFTTLSTATIDDNLAAIKTAINNAGITGIEASLGTNNNIVINGAKGADIVITGDSTALSSLGLQTANIYSSPTTKEGLFTKFNSMLTGYVNTTDGTLTQYNKSLATEKTTLTKTRATAVTRLDTKYEAMATKFAAYDSIISKLTNQFSSLSSMIKQSYSTSN; encoded by the coding sequence ATGGCAACTTCAAGCTTAAGCTCATTAGGTCTTGGTAGTGATGGTGCACTTTCATACGATACAATTGATAAATTAAGAGCAGTCGATGAGAAAGCTATACTTAATCCTATTGATGCAAAGATAACCACAAACACGACCAAAACGACAGATTTAGCGACACTTACGTCATTGGCGAACACCTTGAAGTCATCAACATCTGCATTATCAACAGAGAACAACTACCTTCAAAGAACTACCACTGTTTCAAATGATGCCGTATCGGTAACAACAAAAGCAGGTACAACGGTAGACAATTTTACACTGCATGTTGACAAACTTGCACAGCAAGATATTTATCAATCAACCAGTTTTGCGAGTAAAACAAGTACATTTACATCTGCGAGTGACACGCTTACTCTTGCAATTGGAACCAACACATATGCTATTAATGTAACATCGGCTACAACACTGACTGAGCTTCAAAGCATGATCAATGAAAAAGCTGGTGGTAAGGTCACTGCTTCTATCCTTAATGTTGGTGGAACCAATCCGTATAAACTTGTTATCAAATCAAATTCGACAGGGGCTGATAATGCCATTACATTATCAGCAACAGGAACTGCTCTGACCGATTTAGGATTAGATCAAAGCGCCAATCATCTCAAAACTGCGAGAGATGCTTCTCTTATTTACAATGGTGTTACCGTATCACGCTCATCAAATACCATTGATGATCTTGTTGTGGGTACAAGTATTGTATTAAACAAAGAACAAACAGATGCGTCAACCAATACAACTGTTTCAATTACACAAGATTGGAGCAATATTAGTACCAATCTGAAATCACTTGTAACGTCATACAATGATTTGATGACAAAATTAAAAACAGCAACGGCCTTTGATACAACAGCAAAAACAGCAGGAACATTCCAAGGCATTACACAAATCAACACATTAAGTGCCGATATTCGTAAGCAAGTTTTAGGTGTTGATAGTGAAGGCAGAGGTCTTAGTGACTATGGTGTTAGCATGAATACTGAGGGTAAACTTGAGTTTAATGCAACAACATTCAATGCCAAAGTAGCAGCTGATCCTGCAGATGTTAAAGACTATTTTTTAGGTTCAACAACTTATAGCACCACATCCTATAAAGGAGCTTCCGTTGCAGCTGGAGGGTTGAGTATTGGTGCTAGCGCATTTTCGATTAATGGCAAGGCTATTACCTTTACAACACTTTCAACCGCAACCATAGACGATAATTTAGCTGCTATTAAAACAGCCATTAATAATGCTGGCATCACAGGTATTGAAGCAAGCCTTGGAACCAATAATAATATCGTTATAAACGGTGCTAAAGGTGCGGATATTGTCATTACAGGTGATAGCACGGCACTCTCTTCTCTAGGATTGCAAACAGCCAATATTTACTCTTCGCCAACCACGAAAGAGGGCCTTTTTACAAAGTTTAATTCGATGCTCACAGGTTATGTGAATACTACGGATGGAACCCTAACACAATATAACAAAAGTTTGGCGACAGAAAAAACCACATTAACAAAAACAAGAGCAACCGCTGTTACACGACTAGATACAAAATATGAAGCTATGGCAACAAAATTTGCCGCCTATGATAGTATTATTAGTAAACTAACCAATCAGTTTAGTTCACTCTCTAGTATGATCAAACAATCTTATAGCACCAGCAACTAA
- a CDS encoding flagellar protein FlaG, which yields MDIFSATSKQVEAATAPKVENSAPMRQVEQTADTSKVNQQNNKEQEDPKALSETVSELNKQMDLLNTNITFGYNDKINQMFINVIEKSTGKVIRKFPTEEAMSLSAKMKEIVGIIFDKKG from the coding sequence ATGGACATCTTTAGCGCAACAAGTAAACAAGTTGAAGCTGCAACTGCTCCTAAGGTAGAAAATTCAGCTCCAATGAGGCAAGTCGAACAAACGGCTGATACATCCAAAGTGAATCAGCAAAATAATAAGGAACAAGAAGATCCAAAAGCATTAAGTGAAACGGTTAGTGAGCTTAATAAACAGATGGACTTACTTAATACCAATATTACGTTTGGATATAACGATAAAATAAATCAAATGTTTATTAACGTTATAGAAAAAAGTACAGGCAAAGTCATTCGCAAATTTCCTACAGAAGAAGCGATGAGCCTTTCTGCCAAAATGAAAGAGATCGTAGGAATAATTTTTGATAAAAAAGGATAG
- the rsmD gene encoding 16S rRNA (guanine(966)-N(2))-methyltransferase RsmD — MAIKPLMATISAGKYKGKKIMLPSLESTRSTKGILKGSLFDTLQYDIVDEVFVEVFGGSGSMGLEALSRGAKHAYFIEKDKAAFGTLKSNCKVIDEAHTTPLYGDSFIIFPTLIPTFTCKAYFYFDPPFSIREGMEEIYVKVIDLIASIPPEKAHLIVIEHMSTLALPERIGAFGLQKTKKFGNSSLSYYM; from the coding sequence ATGGCAATTAAGCCTCTGATGGCAACGATTAGTGCTGGCAAATACAAAGGCAAGAAGATAATGCTTCCTTCTCTTGAAAGTACCAGAAGTACGAAAGGTATTCTCAAGGGCTCTTTGTTTGATACATTACAATATGATATTGTGGATGAAGTTTTCGTTGAAGTCTTTGGTGGTAGCGGTTCTATGGGGCTTGAAGCACTCAGCCGTGGAGCAAAGCATGCTTATTTTATTGAAAAAGACAAAGCCGCATTTGGAACGCTTAAAAGTAACTGTAAAGTAATTGATGAAGCACATACAACACCGCTTTATGGCGATAGTTTTATCATATTTCCAACACTCATTCCAACCTTTACATGTAAAGCCTATTTCTATTTTGATCCTCCTTTTTCGATTCGAGAGGGAATGGAAGAAATTTATGTAAAAGTGATTGATCTTATTGCTTCAATTCCCCCTGAAAAAGCTCATTTGATCGTCATTGAACATATGAGTACACTTGCACTTCCTGAGCGTATTGGTGCCTTTGGGTTACAAAAAACTAAAAAATTTGGAAATAGCTCTCTAAGCTATTACATGTAA
- a CDS encoding DUF1003 domain-containing protein gives MENSTFISDISHKAFPLSERISATTIRHSILKSIQEKYPDFGENSYVANSELNVFREKYITDYLTKELGQLSDLEQRVLSSFQNNSTLSDKVENDDNTALTFGQKVADKVATFGGSWTFIISFCSFLLVWILINIFWFKNQGFDPYPYILLNLILSCIAALQAPVIMMSQNRQEEKDRIRAKNDYMINLKSELEIRMLHEKIDHLIMHQQEELLEIQKVQIDMMQDILQRVNQKELLEH, from the coding sequence ATGGAAAACAGTACTTTTATAAGCGATATATCTCATAAAGCGTTTCCCCTCTCTGAACGTATTTCTGCTACCACCATTCGTCACTCTATCTTGAAATCTATTCAAGAAAAATATCCTGATTTTGGTGAGAACAGTTATGTAGCCAATAGCGAACTCAATGTTTTTCGTGAAAAATATATTACGGATTATTTGACAAAAGAGTTAGGACAGCTCTCCGATTTGGAACAACGTGTTCTAAGTTCGTTTCAAAACAATTCAACACTGAGTGATAAAGTCGAGAATGACGACAATACGGCATTGACCTTTGGTCAAAAAGTAGCGGATAAAGTCGCAACTTTTGGTGGTAGTTGGACCTTTATTATCTCTTTTTGTTCTTTTCTGCTCGTTTGGATTTTAATCAACATCTTTTGGTTTAAAAATCAAGGTTTTGATCCTTATCCTTACATCTTACTCAATTTAATATTGTCGTGTATCGCAGCATTACAAGCTCCTGTTATTATGATGAGTCAAAACAGGCAAGAAGAAAAAGATAGAATCCGCGCAAAAAATGACTATATGATCAATCTCAAATCAGAACTTGAAATTCGTATGCTTCACGAAAAAATTGACCATCTTATCATGCATCAACAAGAAGAATTGCTTGAAATTCAAAAAGTTCAAATCGATATGATGCAAGATATTTTACAACGCGTTAACCAAAAGGAATTATTGGAACATTAA
- a CDS encoding flagellar basal body P-ring protein FlgI: MKILTLSLVLISTLSTLYAQRLGDIANVIGVRDNQLIGYGLVVGLNGTGDGSSSQFTLRSLSNLLQTVNVKIDPADIKSKNVAAVMVTAKLPAFARQGDKLDVSVSSIGDAKSLQGGNLLLTALKGVDGKIYSLAQGSLTIGGMNGKEKGQLNHPLSANIFSGALVEREIENDLHEQEFVNLSLKEANFNTAVSVQNVLNSMFGKKIAVATDSRTIRLMRPENLSTVEFLAKTLDADVKYEKEYKIVIDERTGTIVSGVNIKVDPVVVTHGDITIKIEASNAPLDDKSVDIGGDVQIASTENRIKIKEESMTVANIARALTKLGAKPKDIISILENIKRSGAITAPLEII; the protein is encoded by the coding sequence ATGAAGATCCTCACATTATCTTTAGTATTAATTTCAACGCTTAGTACACTGTATGCACAACGATTAGGTGATATTGCCAATGTTATAGGCGTACGTGATAACCAATTGATAGGATATGGTCTTGTTGTTGGTCTTAATGGAACAGGCGATGGCTCTTCTTCTCAATTTACATTACGTTCACTCTCAAACCTTTTGCAAACCGTAAACGTCAAAATTGATCCTGCTGATATTAAATCTAAAAACGTTGCAGCTGTTATGGTTACAGCAAAACTTCCAGCATTTGCAAGACAAGGTGATAAACTGGATGTTTCTGTATCCTCTATTGGCGATGCAAAATCATTGCAAGGTGGAAATCTCCTCCTTACCGCGCTTAAAGGTGTGGATGGAAAAATCTACTCTTTAGCACAAGGTTCACTGACTATCGGTGGCATGAATGGTAAAGAAAAAGGCCAACTTAATCACCCATTATCTGCAAATATCTTTTCAGGTGCTTTAGTCGAGCGTGAAATCGAAAATGACCTCCATGAACAAGAATTTGTTAATCTCTCTTTAAAAGAAGCCAATTTTAATACGGCCGTTTCTGTCCAAAATGTACTCAACTCGATGTTTGGTAAAAAAATTGCCGTTGCAACTGACTCTCGCACCATTCGATTGATGCGTCCAGAAAATCTTTCAACGGTTGAGTTTTTAGCAAAAACATTAGACGCTGATGTTAAATATGAAAAAGAATACAAAATCGTGATAGATGAACGAACAGGCACTATTGTTTCAGGTGTTAATATTAAAGTTGATCCAGTGGTTGTCACTCACGGCGACATTACCATCAAAATTGAAGCAAGCAATGCACCTCTTGATGATAAAAGCGTTGATATTGGTGGCGATGTTCAGATAGCCAGTACCGAAAATCGTATTAAGATCAAAGAAGAGAGTATGACGGTTGCAAATATTGCACGCGCACTTACCAAGCTGGGTGCAAAACCAAAAGACATTATCTCGATTTTAGAAAATATCAAACGTTCAGGTGCCATTACTGCACCATTGGAGATCATCTAA
- a CDS encoding rod-binding protein translates to MQTADNSVALLNANFNGSMSKLDTKSKSDASLKEQTDKFEAYFVKQILDIAMNSEEENGLYPKDAGDKIYKSMYNDTMSTALSGNLGLSQMLFTYLKEGR, encoded by the coding sequence ATGCAAACAGCCGATAACAGTGTTGCTCTTTTAAATGCCAATTTCAATGGTTCCATGAGCAAACTAGACACCAAGAGCAAAAGTGATGCGTCACTAAAAGAGCAGACCGACAAATTTGAAGCCTATTTTGTGAAACAAATCCTTGATATTGCTATGAACAGTGAAGAAGAGAATGGCCTTTACCCAAAAGATGCAGGAGATAAAATCTATAAATCTATGTATAACGATACGATGAGTACAGCTTTAAGTGGAAATTTGGGTTTGAGTCAAATGTTATTTACTTATTTGAAAGAAGGGCGTTAA